The DNA sequence TGAGCCGCGTCGCGCGCAGGCGGAGAATCCGCTCGATGAGCGCCGGCCGCGTGGCGGTCGGCGAGCGATGCGGGCGCGAGGAGCGGTCGGCCAGCGCCGCCCAGCCCCCGGCCGCGAAGCGGCGCAGCCACTTGTAAGCCGTGCTCGGGCTGATGTGGAGGGCCGCGGCGACGGCGCGCACCGGCTCGCCGTCGAGGACCACCCGGCGGACGAGCTCGGCTCGCCCCCAGGCGGTCAATCGCGCATTGTTGTGGATGTTCACTGAGGCCTCTGGCTGAAGGTTGGGTGGCTCGCACCTCCAGCTTCCTCAGTTATGCCTCAGTGAACAACCTCTTTAGAACCGACAGCTAGGCGCTCGCGGCGTATCTGACATACTCCGATGCATATGTGGTGGTTCCCAGGAGTGGACAGGAGCTGACTTTACCACGAAAGCACGAAGACACGAAGGAATCGAATCCTTCGTGTCTTCGTGCCTTCGTGGCAAAGCCGCTCAGGTGATCAACGCGACCGCAGCGTCGACATGCCACCCTTCTGCGAGTCGGCCGTCACGGTGAACGGCCCCGTGCCCTGCACGATCCACTTCACGCGCACGATGCCCTGGCCCGGGATGTTCGCCACACGGATGCGCGCCGGGTCGAGCTTCTGCTCCGTCGCGTCTCCGCTGAGCGGGTTGTCAATCGTGAAGCCGGCAATCACCCGCCCGCCGGTGAGCGACACGAGGTTCGGCCGCGTGATGCGGTTCTCGAGGTCCTGCTGCGTGTGCGTCGGCGCGACGCGGCGGTTCACCACGACTGCGGTCACCTCGGTCAGTCCGTTGCCCAGCGACCGCGTCGTCACGCTGTCCACTTCGACCAGCGGCATCTGCGAGGTCTGGTACAGCGTGAACATCATGTTGCGGTGGCCATCACTCTGCAGCATGAAACCGGGCTCGACGCGGCCGAAGTTCTTCTTCGTGCCGCCGACCTCGACCTTGCCGTACTGCGGGTGGTCGACCTCCGTCCACTCCACCATCGCCTCGCCCATGAGCAGCAGGCGGTTGAAGCGCGATTCCGTCGTCTGGTACTGGCGGTTGTTCGGGTTCCCGCCACCGAAGCCACCGCCGCCACGCTCCGGCTGCTGGTAGAAGTACAGGAACGGCGTCCACAGCTCGTTCGAGAACGTGAGGATGCCGCGCGCGCCGTAGAACCAATCGAGCTCGCCGCCCCACACCGTATAGAGGTCCTTCCAGACGATCATGTAGCGGTAGCCCGGCAGCACCTCCTCACCCACGCGGCCAAGCACATCGAAAACCTGCACGTCCTGCGGGCGATACTCGTCCTGTGGGACGCCCGGGCCGCGGAGCAGCATGCCGCCGGAGTTGTGGTAGCTCTGGGCGCCGGCGATGTTCGGATGCGCGATTACGAAGTCCATGATGTTGCGCGTCTCGATCAACGAACCCGGATAGCGATCTGCGCCGCCCTGCACGTACTGCGGCGCCCAGCGCCACGGCCAGTTGCGGTTCGGATCATAGACGCCCGGGCCATCCTCGTTCACGACGCCGTCACCATCGTTGTCGAAGCCCTCGGCGCCCAGCAGGTCGTACTCGCCCTGCTCGCCGGGGAGTACGGGCACGAGCAGACGCGGGTCCTCCGGCGACACGCGGAAGCGGCCGTTCGGGTTGCGGCGGCGCATCTGCGTGATGTGACCGTCGCCGTTCAGGTCGTCGAGCCCGTCCTCATCCATGCGGCCGTCGCCGTCGGTGTCACGCGGCGCGAGGCCGGTGCGCGGCGAACTCGCGTTGTTCGGCTGGTGGATGTAATGGTCGCGGCCGTCGGGATTGATGGACGGCACGATGTACAGCGTGTAGTTGCGCAGCAGCGAATCCACGGCCGGCACGCGGTCGGCCATCTCGGCGAGGTACCAGGCCGTGTACAGCGAGAACTCGGCGCCCTGAATCTCGTTGGCGTGGATGTTGCCGTCGATCCACATGGCCGGCTTCTTGTCTGCGTCGCCGACGGCGTGGTTGGTCACCGTGAGCAGGAACATGTCCCGGCCTTCGGTACTCTTGCCGATGCTCCCGAGCTTCACGAAGCCCGGGTGCGCCGCGGCGAGGCGGCGGCCGATCTCGAGGAGTCCGGCGTGGTCGTAGAAGCGGTCCCAGCTCACCGCGACCTTCGGGTTCGGCGGGGAGCCGAGCGCGGCCAACGCACCGGCCACCGGCGCCTGTGTGGCGCGCGTCGGCGGGGGTGCCGTGCGGATCTGCTGCGCGTCGAGCGTGTGCAGCGCGGAGGCAGCCAACAGGGCCGCAGTGCCGAGCGCTGCAATCGATGTCGTGCGAATGATGGTCATCGTCGATTACCGGGCGCGGAGGGTGATGGTCTGGGTGCTGAGCCCCGCGTGCGGCGAGCCCACGTTCAACGTGACGGTCGAGTTCGGCGCGCCGACGACCAACCACTCGAAGCTCTCGTTGCCGCCGCTGCCACGCAGCGCATTCACGTACTGCATGCGGCGGCCGCCGCTCAGCTGTTGGTCGCGCCCAAGCGCCATCTCGACGCGCACGCGCTGCGGCAGCCGCGAGCGGACACCGAGGGCCGAGTTGCTGGGCAGGAAGCCATCATTCACCACGGTCGCGCGGATGCGATACACGCGCGGGCCGACTTCGGTGACGCTGATGTCCTTCACGCTCACGTTCGGCAGGCTCTCGACGAGCTTGCGGACGAAGCCGCCATGCCGCGCGGCGAGTGAGTCGAGTTCGCTGCCCGGCGGGTTCAGCGTTGCGCCGGGGGCGAAACCTCCGACTTCCACCGGCTGGCCGTCGATGGTGAAGCCCTGTACGGCCTGCCACTCGACGAACGCGCTCGGGTTGTTGGCCTTGAGCCAGCGGTAGTCGTTGCGCTCCGCGGCGAGTGGGTCGGGCGTCGGTGCGCGACGGGTGCTGTCCGCGGCAGCCTTGCCCGGCCACCAGACGCGCGAGCCGAAGGCGAAGCGCCCCATGTGGAAGTACGACCACGAGAGCGGATCACCGACTTCAGCGGCCGACGCCGGCCCCTCGCTCCAGCGCGTGATGCGCTTGAAGTCCGCCGACATGGCGTTGAACCACGTGTTGTCGGCCGGCAGCGATGCGGTGAGCGGTCCGCCAGCCGAGGTGCCCTGTGGATTCCCGCCGATGCCTGGGACGGTGCGGCCTTCCCAGGCCTTGATCAGGTTGTCCTGCATACCGAGGACATACACCGCGGCGATGTTGTCATGCGTGCTCACGAACTCGGCCACGCCTCGCGCCTCCTCGGCCGAGAACGGATGCAGGCCGGAGTTGTCGGAGAAGAAGCGGAAGTTGTTCGCGAAGTTCCTCGAGATGTCCGTGCCGCCGACGGCGTCTTCGTTGTACTCGCCGTCCGCGTCGTTGTCGCGCCCTTCGACCAGCAGGCGATACATGCCGCGTTCGCCCTTCGACGCGTCGGCGCGGCGCATCAGTGCCGGATCCGTCGCGTCGGCGATCCACTCACCGTCCGTGGCCTTCACGCGCATCATCGTGATGATGCCGTCGCCGTTGAGGTCATCTGGCCCGTCCTCATCGTCCGCCATGTCGCGGTCATCGTCGAACTTGGTGTCGTTGCCCTTGCGCTCCCAGCGGAGTGCCCCGAAGTACGCTTCGGTCGCATCCGGATTGAGCCGCGGCACCACGTACACCGTGCGCTGGGCCAGCAGCTGAGCGGTCGCCGCATCCCGCGCGAGGTCGCGCACGAGGCGCAGCGCCACCTCCGAGCTGCTCACCTGCGGCCCGTAGGCGCCGGCGAGGATGAGGACCGCGGGCTTATCGTCGGCGCCGAGTCGCACCACGTGCACGGGACGGCGTCCCGGCGAGGTGGCGAGCACCGATACGTTCACCAGCGCCGGCTTGCTGCGGGCGATGGAGTCGAGCACCGCCGTGAGGCGAGCGTTGGTGTGGTACCCGTCGGTGGGGCGCCCTTGGGCGCCGGACGGGAGGGCGAGGACCGCGAGCAGCGTGGCCGCGCCGAGCGAGCGGATGAGAGGCATCGTCTCGTGGGAAAAGGGTGCAGGGAGTATACGCGGCGCCGAGAGGGGCCGTTGGGCCCTGTGGCCATCCGACACAGGGCAGGGTGAAACCTCGATTGCCGCGGGTCGCGTAGGCCGGATAGACCCCTCAAGAGCATCCGACATGGAATCCTGGCTGCGCGACATCCGCCTTGGCCTGCGTACCCTGCGCAAGAGTCCTGCCCTGACGATCATCTCGTCGATTGCGCTGATGTTCGGCATCGGCCTGACCACGATGATGTTCAGCATCGTGTACGGTGCCTTGCTGCGCGGCCTGCCCTTCGAGGACGGGGAGCGCATCGTCAGCGTCTGGCGCGCGAACACGCGCAATACGAACATCGATCGCCAGTCGCTGCCTATCCAGGACTACGTGGACGTGGCGGCCCAGCAGCGGGTCTTCGCGCAGTTCGGGGCGTATACCGGCGGCACGATGAACGTCTCGGGCACCGAACGTGCCGAGCGGTACGCGGGCACCTGGATCACGGCGCAGGCCCTGGAGATACCCGGCATCCTGCCGGCGCTGGGCCGCACCTTCCGGCCCGGCGAAGACAGCCCAGGCGGCGCCAAGGTCGCCATCATCGGGCACGCGATGTGGCGCGACCGCTTCGGCAGCTCGCCGTCGGTGTTGGGCCAAACGATCCGCGTGAACAGTGAGCCGTATGAGATCGTCGGCGTGATGCCCGAGGGCTTCGCGTATCCCGAGAACGGCGAACTCTGGCTTCCGCTGCAGACGGACCCGCTGGCCACGGCGCGCGGCGCCGGGCAGTTCGTCAACGTGGTCGGCAAGTTGAATGCGGGCG is a window from the Pseudogemmatithrix spongiicola genome containing:
- a CDS encoding M14 family metallopeptidase, producing the protein MTIIRTTSIAALGTAALLAASALHTLDAQQIRTAPPPTRATQAPVAGALAALGSPPNPKVAVSWDRFYDHAGLLEIGRRLAAAHPGFVKLGSIGKSTEGRDMFLLTVTNHAVGDADKKPAMWIDGNIHANEIQGAEFSLYTAWYLAEMADRVPAVDSLLRNYTLYIVPSINPDGRDHYIHQPNNASSPRTGLAPRDTDGDGRMDEDGLDDLNGDGHITQMRRRNPNGRFRVSPEDPRLLVPVLPGEQGEYDLLGAEGFDNDGDGVVNEDGPGVYDPNRNWPWRWAPQYVQGGADRYPGSLIETRNIMDFVIAHPNIAGAQSYHNSGGMLLRGPGVPQDEYRPQDVQVFDVLGRVGEEVLPGYRYMIVWKDLYTVWGGELDWFYGARGILTFSNELWTPFLYFYQQPERGGGGFGGGNPNNRQYQTTESRFNRLLLMGEAMVEWTEVDHPQYGKVEVGGTKKNFGRVEPGFMLQSDGHRNMMFTLYQTSQMPLVEVDSVTTRSLGNGLTEVTAVVVNRRVAPTHTQQDLENRITRPNLVSLTGGRVIAGFTIDNPLSGDATEQKLDPARIRVANIPGQGIVRVKWIVQGTGPFTVTADSQKGGMSTLRSR
- a CDS encoding M14 family zinc carboxypeptidase, which produces MPLIRSLGAATLLAVLALPSGAQGRPTDGYHTNARLTAVLDSIARSKPALVNVSVLATSPGRRPVHVVRLGADDKPAVLILAGAYGPQVSSSEVALRLVRDLARDAATAQLLAQRTVYVVPRLNPDATEAYFGALRWERKGNDTKFDDDRDMADDEDGPDDLNGDGIITMMRVKATDGEWIADATDPALMRRADASKGERGMYRLLVEGRDNDADGEYNEDAVGGTDISRNFANNFRFFSDNSGLHPFSAEEARGVAEFVSTHDNIAAVYVLGMQDNLIKAWEGRTVPGIGGNPQGTSAGGPLTASLPADNTWFNAMSADFKRITRWSEGPASAAEVGDPLSWSYFHMGRFAFGSRVWWPGKAAADSTRRAPTPDPLAAERNDYRWLKANNPSAFVEWQAVQGFTIDGQPVEVGGFAPGATLNPPGSELDSLAARHGGFVRKLVESLPNVSVKDISVTEVGPRVYRIRATVVNDGFLPSNSALGVRSRLPQRVRVEMALGRDQQLSGGRRMQYVNALRGSGGNESFEWLVVGAPNSTVTLNVGSPHAGLSTQTITLRAR